The Syngnathus typhle isolate RoL2023-S1 ecotype Sweden linkage group LG3, RoL_Styp_1.0, whole genome shotgun sequence genome window below encodes:
- the LOC133151539 gene encoding ATP-sensitive inward rectifier potassium channel 12-like isoform X6: MGAVRVNRYSIVSTDEDALKISTLGLHNGHRRGALSLRVPDDSTVNRCRASPSCRHAGADLVTCHLRSRFVKKNGQCNVVFDNMEDKQRRYLADIFTTCVDIRWRYLLLIFTATFLLSWLFFGLVFWGVALAHGDFDLHFPTKEGDSQSKSEDRRDEWRPCILHIQGFIGAFLFSVETQTTIGYGFRCVTEECPVAVVTVVVQSIVGCIIDSFMIGTIMAKMVRPKKRAQTLLFSHHAVIALRDGKLCLMWRLGNMRKSHIVEAHVRAQLIRPKVTAEGEYLPLEQTDIDVGYDDGLDRLFLVSPLVVVHEINKTSPLYDLSSADLQKEDFEIVVILEGMVEATAMTTQARSSYLAKEILWGHRFEPVVFEKGNRYHVDYSSFHKTYEVPTTPHCSARELSQREGHRRASSAFCYENEVALCCGDDEDEGEVDSLGVKGDRGASLQDDLPVGFKETFVKDQMVEMLCVLDTQNQISLDKLQPDLPLYVSRESGV, from the exons ATGGGAGCAGTGCGAGTCAACAG ATACAGCATTGTTTCCACAGATGAAGATGCCCTGAAGATCTCAACCTTGGGCCTCCACAATGGCCACA GACGAGGGGCTCTATCTCTGAGAGTGCCGGACGACTCCACGGTCAACAGGTGCCGGGCTTCGCCGTCATGTCGACACGCCGGCGCCGACCTGGTCACCTGTCACCTGCGCAGCCGATTCGTGAAAAAGAACGGCCAGTGTAACGTGGTTTTTGATAACATGGAGGATAAGCAACGTCGATACCTGGCTGATATTTTTACCACCTGCGTGGACATACGCTGGCGTTACCTGCTGCTCATCTTCACCGCCACCTTCCTTTTGTCCTGGTTGTTTTTTGGTTTGGTCTTCTGGGGAGTGGCGTTGGCTCATGGAGACTTTGACCTTCACTTCCCTACGAAGGAAGGAGATTCTCAGAGCAAGTCGGAGGACAGGCGGGACGAGTGGCGGCCATGTATCCTACACATCCAAGGCTTTATCGGGGCGTTCCTCTTCTCCGTAGAAACGCAGACTACCATTGGATATGGTTTTCGTTGTGTCACCGAAGAATGCCCAGTGGCTGTGGTGACCGTGGTGGTGCAGTCCATCGTGGGCTGCATCATTGACTCCTTCATGATAGGCACCATCATGGCCAAGATGGTGCGTCCCAAAAAACGGGCTCAGACTCTGCTATTCTCACATCACGCTGTCATCGCCTTGCGGGATGGGAAACTGTGCCTCATGTGGCGCCTGGGGAACATGCGGAAGAGCCACATCGTGGAGGCTCATGTGCGCGCCCAGCTCATTAGACCCAAAGTGACCGCTGAGGGCGAGTACCTTCCTTTGGAGCAGACAGATATCGACGTCGGTTACGATGACGGTCTGGACCGGTTGTTTCTAGTGTCGCCGCTGGTGGTGGTCCACGAGATCAACAAGACCAGTCCTCTGTATGACCTGAGCAGTGCTGATCTTCAGAAGGAAGACTTTGAGATtgtggtcatcctggaaggcaTGGTGGAAGCCACGGCGATGACCACTCAGGCCCGTAGTTCCTATTTGGCCAAGGAGATCTTGTGGGGTCACCGTTTTGAACCGGTGGTCTTTGAAAAGGGGAACCGCTACCACGTGGACTACTCTAGCTTCCACAAGACGTACGAAGTGCCAACCACACCACACTGCAGTGCCAGGGAGCTGAGTCAAAGGGAAGGTCACAGACGGGCGTCCTC CGCTTTCTGTTATGAAAATGAAGTTGCACTTTGTTGCGGAGACGATGAAGACGAAGGGGAGGTAGACAgcctaggggtcaaaggtgacaGAGGAGCAAGTTTGCAAGATGACCTTCCCGTGGGATTCAAGGAGACATTTGTAAAGGATCAGATGGTTGAGATGCTGTGTGTGCTGGACACTCAGAACCAGATCAGTCTGGATAAACTGCAGCCCGATCTCCCTTTATACGTCAGTCGAGAGTCTGGAGTCTAA
- the LOC133151539 gene encoding ATP-sensitive inward rectifier potassium channel 12-like isoform X1, whose protein sequence is MVGTARPNLHYCPCRHRLMITIAMGAVRVNRYSIVSTDEDALKISTLGLHNGHSPLTQQTLTGLCMQTQDEGAGKYPAGQEGRGALSLRVPDDSTVNRCRASPSCRHAGADLVTCHLRSRFVKKNGQCNVVFDNMEDKQRRYLADIFTTCVDIRWRYLLLIFTATFLLSWLFFGLVFWGVALAHGDFDLHFPTKEGDSQSKSEDRRDEWRPCILHIQGFIGAFLFSVETQTTIGYGFRCVTEECPVAVVTVVVQSIVGCIIDSFMIGTIMAKMVRPKKRAQTLLFSHHAVIALRDGKLCLMWRLGNMRKSHIVEAHVRAQLIRPKVTAEGEYLPLEQTDIDVGYDDGLDRLFLVSPLVVVHEINKTSPLYDLSSADLQKEDFEIVVILEGMVEATAMTTQARSSYLAKEILWGHRFEPVVFEKGNRYHVDYSSFHKTYEVPTTPHCSARELSQREGHRRASSSSASSSSRSPSPLAPRAARHLLGLHSPSAFCYENEVALCCGDDEDEGEVDSLGVKGDRGASLQDDLPVGFKETFVKDQMVEMLCVLDTQNQISLDKLQPDLPLYVSRESGV, encoded by the exons ATGGTTGGAACTGCCCGTCCCAACCTTCATTACTGCCCTTGCAGACATAGACTGATGATCACCATTGCCATGGGAGCAGTGCGAGTCAACAG ATACAGCATTGTTTCCACAGATGAAGATGCCCTGAAGATCTCAACCTTGGGCCTCCACAATGGCCACAGTCCTCTGACTCAGCAGACCTTGACGGGGTTGTGCATGCAGACCCAGGACGAAGGAGCGGGAAAATATCCTGCGGGCCAAGAAGGACGAGGGGCTCTATCTCTGAGAGTGCCGGACGACTCCACGGTCAACAGGTGCCGGGCTTCGCCGTCATGTCGACACGCCGGCGCCGACCTGGTCACCTGTCACCTGCGCAGCCGATTCGTGAAAAAGAACGGCCAGTGTAACGTGGTTTTTGATAACATGGAGGATAAGCAACGTCGATACCTGGCTGATATTTTTACCACCTGCGTGGACATACGCTGGCGTTACCTGCTGCTCATCTTCACCGCCACCTTCCTTTTGTCCTGGTTGTTTTTTGGTTTGGTCTTCTGGGGAGTGGCGTTGGCTCATGGAGACTTTGACCTTCACTTCCCTACGAAGGAAGGAGATTCTCAGAGCAAGTCGGAGGACAGGCGGGACGAGTGGCGGCCATGTATCCTACACATCCAAGGCTTTATCGGGGCGTTCCTCTTCTCCGTAGAAACGCAGACTACCATTGGATATGGTTTTCGTTGTGTCACCGAAGAATGCCCAGTGGCTGTGGTGACCGTGGTGGTGCAGTCCATCGTGGGCTGCATCATTGACTCCTTCATGATAGGCACCATCATGGCCAAGATGGTGCGTCCCAAAAAACGGGCTCAGACTCTGCTATTCTCACATCACGCTGTCATCGCCTTGCGGGATGGGAAACTGTGCCTCATGTGGCGCCTGGGGAACATGCGGAAGAGCCACATCGTGGAGGCTCATGTGCGCGCCCAGCTCATTAGACCCAAAGTGACCGCTGAGGGCGAGTACCTTCCTTTGGAGCAGACAGATATCGACGTCGGTTACGATGACGGTCTGGACCGGTTGTTTCTAGTGTCGCCGCTGGTGGTGGTCCACGAGATCAACAAGACCAGTCCTCTGTATGACCTGAGCAGTGCTGATCTTCAGAAGGAAGACTTTGAGATtgtggtcatcctggaaggcaTGGTGGAAGCCACGGCGATGACCACTCAGGCCCGTAGTTCCTATTTGGCCAAGGAGATCTTGTGGGGTCACCGTTTTGAACCGGTGGTCTTTGAAAAGGGGAACCGCTACCACGTGGACTACTCTAGCTTCCACAAGACGTACGAAGTGCCAACCACACCACACTGCAGTGCCAGGGAGCTGAGTCAAAGGGAAGGTCACAGACGGGCGTCCTCGTCCTCCGCTTCGAGTTCCTCGCGGTCCCCATCACCTCTTGCTCCGAGGGCAGCCCGCCACCTCCTAGGTCTTCATTCCCCGAGCGCTTTCTGTTATGAAAATGAAGTTGCACTTTGTTGCGGAGACGATGAAGACGAAGGGGAGGTAGACAgcctaggggtcaaaggtgacaGAGGAGCAAGTTTGCAAGATGACCTTCCCGTGGGATTCAAGGAGACATTTGTAAAGGATCAGATGGTTGAGATGCTGTGTGTGCTGGACACTCAGAACCAGATCAGTCTGGATAAACTGCAGCCCGATCTCCCTTTATACGTCAGTCGAGAGTCTGGAGTCTAA
- the LOC133151539 gene encoding ATP-sensitive inward rectifier potassium channel 12-like isoform X8: MGAVRVNRYSIVSTDEDALKISTLGLHNGHSPLTQHHLRSRFVKKNGQCNVVFDNMEDKQRRYLADIFTTCVDIRWRYLLLIFTATFLLSWLFFGLVFWGVALAHGDFDLHFPTKEGDSQSKSEDRRDEWRPCILHIQGFIGAFLFSVETQTTIGYGFRCVTEECPVAVVTVVVQSIVGCIIDSFMIGTIMAKMVRPKKRAQTLLFSHHAVIALRDGKLCLMWRLGNMRKSHIVEAHVRAQLIRPKVTAEGEYLPLEQTDIDVGYDDGLDRLFLVSPLVVVHEINKTSPLYDLSSADLQKEDFEIVVILEGMVEATAMTTQARSSYLAKEILWGHRFEPVVFEKGNRYHVDYSSFHKTYEVPTTPHCSARELSQREGHRRASSAFCYENEVALCCGDDEDEGEVDSLGVKGDRGASLQDDLPVGFKETFVKDQMVEMLCVLDTQNQISLDKLQPDLPLYVSRESGV, from the exons ATGGGAGCAGTGCGAGTCAACAG ATACAGCATTGTTTCCACAGATGAAGATGCCCTGAAGATCTCAACCTTGGGCCTCCACAATGGCCACAGTCCTCTGACTCAGCA TCACCTGCGCAGCCGATTCGTGAAAAAGAACGGCCAGTGTAACGTGGTTTTTGATAACATGGAGGATAAGCAACGTCGATACCTGGCTGATATTTTTACCACCTGCGTGGACATACGCTGGCGTTACCTGCTGCTCATCTTCACCGCCACCTTCCTTTTGTCCTGGTTGTTTTTTGGTTTGGTCTTCTGGGGAGTGGCGTTGGCTCATGGAGACTTTGACCTTCACTTCCCTACGAAGGAAGGAGATTCTCAGAGCAAGTCGGAGGACAGGCGGGACGAGTGGCGGCCATGTATCCTACACATCCAAGGCTTTATCGGGGCGTTCCTCTTCTCCGTAGAAACGCAGACTACCATTGGATATGGTTTTCGTTGTGTCACCGAAGAATGCCCAGTGGCTGTGGTGACCGTGGTGGTGCAGTCCATCGTGGGCTGCATCATTGACTCCTTCATGATAGGCACCATCATGGCCAAGATGGTGCGTCCCAAAAAACGGGCTCAGACTCTGCTATTCTCACATCACGCTGTCATCGCCTTGCGGGATGGGAAACTGTGCCTCATGTGGCGCCTGGGGAACATGCGGAAGAGCCACATCGTGGAGGCTCATGTGCGCGCCCAGCTCATTAGACCCAAAGTGACCGCTGAGGGCGAGTACCTTCCTTTGGAGCAGACAGATATCGACGTCGGTTACGATGACGGTCTGGACCGGTTGTTTCTAGTGTCGCCGCTGGTGGTGGTCCACGAGATCAACAAGACCAGTCCTCTGTATGACCTGAGCAGTGCTGATCTTCAGAAGGAAGACTTTGAGATtgtggtcatcctggaaggcaTGGTGGAAGCCACGGCGATGACCACTCAGGCCCGTAGTTCCTATTTGGCCAAGGAGATCTTGTGGGGTCACCGTTTTGAACCGGTGGTCTTTGAAAAGGGGAACCGCTACCACGTGGACTACTCTAGCTTCCACAAGACGTACGAAGTGCCAACCACACCACACTGCAGTGCCAGGGAGCTGAGTCAAAGGGAAGGTCACAGACGGGCGTCCTC CGCTTTCTGTTATGAAAATGAAGTTGCACTTTGTTGCGGAGACGATGAAGACGAAGGGGAGGTAGACAgcctaggggtcaaaggtgacaGAGGAGCAAGTTTGCAAGATGACCTTCCCGTGGGATTCAAGGAGACATTTGTAAAGGATCAGATGGTTGAGATGCTGTGTGTGCTGGACACTCAGAACCAGATCAGTCTGGATAAACTGCAGCCCGATCTCCCTTTATACGTCAGTCGAGAGTCTGGAGTCTAA
- the LOC133151539 gene encoding ATP-sensitive inward rectifier potassium channel 12-like isoform X9, with protein MGAVRVNRYSIVSTDEDALKISTLGLHNGHRRRSGKLVTCHLRSRFVKKNGQCNVVFDNMEDKQRRYLADIFTTCVDIRWRYLLLIFTATFLLSWLFFGLVFWGVALAHGDFDLHFPTKEGDSQSKSEDRRDEWRPCILHIQGFIGAFLFSVETQTTIGYGFRCVTEECPVAVVTVVVQSIVGCIIDSFMIGTIMAKMVRPKKRAQTLLFSHHAVIALRDGKLCLMWRLGNMRKSHIVEAHVRAQLIRPKVTAEGEYLPLEQTDIDVGYDDGLDRLFLVSPLVVVHEINKTSPLYDLSSADLQKEDFEIVVILEGMVEATAMTTQARSSYLAKEILWGHRFEPVVFEKGNRYHVDYSSFHKTYEVPTTPHCSARELSQREGHRRASSAFCYENEVALCCGDDEDEGEVDSLGVKGDRGASLQDDLPVGFKETFVKDQMVEMLCVLDTQNQISLDKLQPDLPLYVSRESGV; from the exons ATGGGAGCAGTGCGAGTCAACAG ATACAGCATTGTTTCCACAGATGAAGATGCCCTGAAGATCTCAACCTTGGGCCTCCACAATGGCCACA GACGAAGGAGCGGGAAA CTGGTCACCTGTCACCTGCGCAGCCGATTCGTGAAAAAGAACGGCCAGTGTAACGTGGTTTTTGATAACATGGAGGATAAGCAACGTCGATACCTGGCTGATATTTTTACCACCTGCGTGGACATACGCTGGCGTTACCTGCTGCTCATCTTCACCGCCACCTTCCTTTTGTCCTGGTTGTTTTTTGGTTTGGTCTTCTGGGGAGTGGCGTTGGCTCATGGAGACTTTGACCTTCACTTCCCTACGAAGGAAGGAGATTCTCAGAGCAAGTCGGAGGACAGGCGGGACGAGTGGCGGCCATGTATCCTACACATCCAAGGCTTTATCGGGGCGTTCCTCTTCTCCGTAGAAACGCAGACTACCATTGGATATGGTTTTCGTTGTGTCACCGAAGAATGCCCAGTGGCTGTGGTGACCGTGGTGGTGCAGTCCATCGTGGGCTGCATCATTGACTCCTTCATGATAGGCACCATCATGGCCAAGATGGTGCGTCCCAAAAAACGGGCTCAGACTCTGCTATTCTCACATCACGCTGTCATCGCCTTGCGGGATGGGAAACTGTGCCTCATGTGGCGCCTGGGGAACATGCGGAAGAGCCACATCGTGGAGGCTCATGTGCGCGCCCAGCTCATTAGACCCAAAGTGACCGCTGAGGGCGAGTACCTTCCTTTGGAGCAGACAGATATCGACGTCGGTTACGATGACGGTCTGGACCGGTTGTTTCTAGTGTCGCCGCTGGTGGTGGTCCACGAGATCAACAAGACCAGTCCTCTGTATGACCTGAGCAGTGCTGATCTTCAGAAGGAAGACTTTGAGATtgtggtcatcctggaaggcaTGGTGGAAGCCACGGCGATGACCACTCAGGCCCGTAGTTCCTATTTGGCCAAGGAGATCTTGTGGGGTCACCGTTTTGAACCGGTGGTCTTTGAAAAGGGGAACCGCTACCACGTGGACTACTCTAGCTTCCACAAGACGTACGAAGTGCCAACCACACCACACTGCAGTGCCAGGGAGCTGAGTCAAAGGGAAGGTCACAGACGGGCGTCCTC CGCTTTCTGTTATGAAAATGAAGTTGCACTTTGTTGCGGAGACGATGAAGACGAAGGGGAGGTAGACAgcctaggggtcaaaggtgacaGAGGAGCAAGTTTGCAAGATGACCTTCCCGTGGGATTCAAGGAGACATTTGTAAAGGATCAGATGGTTGAGATGCTGTGTGTGCTGGACACTCAGAACCAGATCAGTCTGGATAAACTGCAGCCCGATCTCCCTTTATACGTCAGTCGAGAGTCTGGAGTCTAA
- the LOC133151539 gene encoding ATP-sensitive inward rectifier potassium channel 12-like isoform X5: protein MGAVRVNRYSIVSTDEDALKISTLGLHNGHSPLTQQTLTGRFVKKNGQCNVVFDNMEDKQRRYLADIFTTCVDIRWRYLLLIFTATFLLSWLFFGLVFWGVALAHGDFDLHFPTKEGDSQSKSEDRRDEWRPCILHIQGFIGAFLFSVETQTTIGYGFRCVTEECPVAVVTVVVQSIVGCIIDSFMIGTIMAKMVRPKKRAQTLLFSHHAVIALRDGKLCLMWRLGNMRKSHIVEAHVRAQLIRPKVTAEGEYLPLEQTDIDVGYDDGLDRLFLVSPLVVVHEINKTSPLYDLSSADLQKEDFEIVVILEGMVEATAMTTQARSSYLAKEILWGHRFEPVVFEKGNRYHVDYSSFHKTYEVPTTPHCSARELSQREGHRRASSSSASSSSRSPSPLAPRAARHLLGLHSPSAFCYENEVALCCGDDEDEGEVDSLGVKGDRGASLQDDLPVGFKETFVKDQMVEMLCVLDTQNQISLDKLQPDLPLYVSRESGV from the exons ATGGGAGCAGTGCGAGTCAACAG ATACAGCATTGTTTCCACAGATGAAGATGCCCTGAAGATCTCAACCTTGGGCCTCCACAATGGCCACAGTCCTCTGACTCAGCAGACCTTGACGGG CCGATTCGTGAAAAAGAACGGCCAGTGTAACGTGGTTTTTGATAACATGGAGGATAAGCAACGTCGATACCTGGCTGATATTTTTACCACCTGCGTGGACATACGCTGGCGTTACCTGCTGCTCATCTTCACCGCCACCTTCCTTTTGTCCTGGTTGTTTTTTGGTTTGGTCTTCTGGGGAGTGGCGTTGGCTCATGGAGACTTTGACCTTCACTTCCCTACGAAGGAAGGAGATTCTCAGAGCAAGTCGGAGGACAGGCGGGACGAGTGGCGGCCATGTATCCTACACATCCAAGGCTTTATCGGGGCGTTCCTCTTCTCCGTAGAAACGCAGACTACCATTGGATATGGTTTTCGTTGTGTCACCGAAGAATGCCCAGTGGCTGTGGTGACCGTGGTGGTGCAGTCCATCGTGGGCTGCATCATTGACTCCTTCATGATAGGCACCATCATGGCCAAGATGGTGCGTCCCAAAAAACGGGCTCAGACTCTGCTATTCTCACATCACGCTGTCATCGCCTTGCGGGATGGGAAACTGTGCCTCATGTGGCGCCTGGGGAACATGCGGAAGAGCCACATCGTGGAGGCTCATGTGCGCGCCCAGCTCATTAGACCCAAAGTGACCGCTGAGGGCGAGTACCTTCCTTTGGAGCAGACAGATATCGACGTCGGTTACGATGACGGTCTGGACCGGTTGTTTCTAGTGTCGCCGCTGGTGGTGGTCCACGAGATCAACAAGACCAGTCCTCTGTATGACCTGAGCAGTGCTGATCTTCAGAAGGAAGACTTTGAGATtgtggtcatcctggaaggcaTGGTGGAAGCCACGGCGATGACCACTCAGGCCCGTAGTTCCTATTTGGCCAAGGAGATCTTGTGGGGTCACCGTTTTGAACCGGTGGTCTTTGAAAAGGGGAACCGCTACCACGTGGACTACTCTAGCTTCCACAAGACGTACGAAGTGCCAACCACACCACACTGCAGTGCCAGGGAGCTGAGTCAAAGGGAAGGTCACAGACGGGCGTCCTCGTCCTCCGCTTCGAGTTCCTCGCGGTCCCCATCACCTCTTGCTCCGAGGGCAGCCCGCCACCTCCTAGGTCTTCATTCCCCGAGCGCTTTCTGTTATGAAAATGAAGTTGCACTTTGTTGCGGAGACGATGAAGACGAAGGGGAGGTAGACAgcctaggggtcaaaggtgacaGAGGAGCAAGTTTGCAAGATGACCTTCCCGTGGGATTCAAGGAGACATTTGTAAAGGATCAGATGGTTGAGATGCTGTGTGTGCTGGACACTCAGAACCAGATCAGTCTGGATAAACTGCAGCCCGATCTCCCTTTATACGTCAGTCGAGAGTCTGGAGTCTAA
- the LOC133151539 gene encoding ATP-sensitive inward rectifier potassium channel 12-like isoform X2, with amino-acid sequence MGAVRVNRYSIVSTDEDALKISTLGLHNGHSPLTQQTLTGAGRLHGQHHLRSRFVKKNGQCNVVFDNMEDKQRRYLADIFTTCVDIRWRYLLLIFTATFLLSWLFFGLVFWGVALAHGDFDLHFPTKEGDSQSKSEDRRDEWRPCILHIQGFIGAFLFSVETQTTIGYGFRCVTEECPVAVVTVVVQSIVGCIIDSFMIGTIMAKMVRPKKRAQTLLFSHHAVIALRDGKLCLMWRLGNMRKSHIVEAHVRAQLIRPKVTAEGEYLPLEQTDIDVGYDDGLDRLFLVSPLVVVHEINKTSPLYDLSSADLQKEDFEIVVILEGMVEATAMTTQARSSYLAKEILWGHRFEPVVFEKGNRYHVDYSSFHKTYEVPTTPHCSARELSQREGHRRASSSSASSSSRSPSPLAPRAARHLLGLHSPSAFCYENEVALCCGDDEDEGEVDSLGVKGDRGASLQDDLPVGFKETFVKDQMVEMLCVLDTQNQISLDKLQPDLPLYVSRESGV; translated from the exons ATGGGAGCAGTGCGAGTCAACAG ATACAGCATTGTTTCCACAGATGAAGATGCCCTGAAGATCTCAACCTTGGGCCTCCACAATGGCCACAGTCCTCTGACTCAGCAGACCTTGACGGG TGCCGGACGACTCCACGGTCAACA TCACCTGCGCAGCCGATTCGTGAAAAAGAACGGCCAGTGTAACGTGGTTTTTGATAACATGGAGGATAAGCAACGTCGATACCTGGCTGATATTTTTACCACCTGCGTGGACATACGCTGGCGTTACCTGCTGCTCATCTTCACCGCCACCTTCCTTTTGTCCTGGTTGTTTTTTGGTTTGGTCTTCTGGGGAGTGGCGTTGGCTCATGGAGACTTTGACCTTCACTTCCCTACGAAGGAAGGAGATTCTCAGAGCAAGTCGGAGGACAGGCGGGACGAGTGGCGGCCATGTATCCTACACATCCAAGGCTTTATCGGGGCGTTCCTCTTCTCCGTAGAAACGCAGACTACCATTGGATATGGTTTTCGTTGTGTCACCGAAGAATGCCCAGTGGCTGTGGTGACCGTGGTGGTGCAGTCCATCGTGGGCTGCATCATTGACTCCTTCATGATAGGCACCATCATGGCCAAGATGGTGCGTCCCAAAAAACGGGCTCAGACTCTGCTATTCTCACATCACGCTGTCATCGCCTTGCGGGATGGGAAACTGTGCCTCATGTGGCGCCTGGGGAACATGCGGAAGAGCCACATCGTGGAGGCTCATGTGCGCGCCCAGCTCATTAGACCCAAAGTGACCGCTGAGGGCGAGTACCTTCCTTTGGAGCAGACAGATATCGACGTCGGTTACGATGACGGTCTGGACCGGTTGTTTCTAGTGTCGCCGCTGGTGGTGGTCCACGAGATCAACAAGACCAGTCCTCTGTATGACCTGAGCAGTGCTGATCTTCAGAAGGAAGACTTTGAGATtgtggtcatcctggaaggcaTGGTGGAAGCCACGGCGATGACCACTCAGGCCCGTAGTTCCTATTTGGCCAAGGAGATCTTGTGGGGTCACCGTTTTGAACCGGTGGTCTTTGAAAAGGGGAACCGCTACCACGTGGACTACTCTAGCTTCCACAAGACGTACGAAGTGCCAACCACACCACACTGCAGTGCCAGGGAGCTGAGTCAAAGGGAAGGTCACAGACGGGCGTCCTCGTCCTCCGCTTCGAGTTCCTCGCGGTCCCCATCACCTCTTGCTCCGAGGGCAGCCCGCCACCTCCTAGGTCTTCATTCCCCGAGCGCTTTCTGTTATGAAAATGAAGTTGCACTTTGTTGCGGAGACGATGAAGACGAAGGGGAGGTAGACAgcctaggggtcaaaggtgacaGAGGAGCAAGTTTGCAAGATGACCTTCCCGTGGGATTCAAGGAGACATTTGTAAAGGATCAGATGGTTGAGATGCTGTGTGTGCTGGACACTCAGAACCAGATCAGTCTGGATAAACTGCAGCCCGATCTCCCTTTATACGTCAGTCGAGAGTCTGGAGTCTAA
- the LOC133151539 gene encoding ATP-sensitive inward rectifier potassium channel 12-like isoform X4, with protein MGAVRVNRYSIVSTDEDALKISTLGLHNGHRRGALSLRVPDDSTVNSRFVKKNGQCNVVFDNMEDKQRRYLADIFTTCVDIRWRYLLLIFTATFLLSWLFFGLVFWGVALAHGDFDLHFPTKEGDSQSKSEDRRDEWRPCILHIQGFIGAFLFSVETQTTIGYGFRCVTEECPVAVVTVVVQSIVGCIIDSFMIGTIMAKMVRPKKRAQTLLFSHHAVIALRDGKLCLMWRLGNMRKSHIVEAHVRAQLIRPKVTAEGEYLPLEQTDIDVGYDDGLDRLFLVSPLVVVHEINKTSPLYDLSSADLQKEDFEIVVILEGMVEATAMTTQARSSYLAKEILWGHRFEPVVFEKGNRYHVDYSSFHKTYEVPTTPHCSARELSQREGHRRASSSSASSSSRSPSPLAPRAARHLLGLHSPSAFCYENEVALCCGDDEDEGEVDSLGVKGDRGASLQDDLPVGFKETFVKDQMVEMLCVLDTQNQISLDKLQPDLPLYVSRESGV; from the exons ATGGGAGCAGTGCGAGTCAACAG ATACAGCATTGTTTCCACAGATGAAGATGCCCTGAAGATCTCAACCTTGGGCCTCCACAATGGCCACA GACGAGGGGCTCTATCTCTGAGAGTGCCGGACGACTCCACGGTCAACAG CCGATTCGTGAAAAAGAACGGCCAGTGTAACGTGGTTTTTGATAACATGGAGGATAAGCAACGTCGATACCTGGCTGATATTTTTACCACCTGCGTGGACATACGCTGGCGTTACCTGCTGCTCATCTTCACCGCCACCTTCCTTTTGTCCTGGTTGTTTTTTGGTTTGGTCTTCTGGGGAGTGGCGTTGGCTCATGGAGACTTTGACCTTCACTTCCCTACGAAGGAAGGAGATTCTCAGAGCAAGTCGGAGGACAGGCGGGACGAGTGGCGGCCATGTATCCTACACATCCAAGGCTTTATCGGGGCGTTCCTCTTCTCCGTAGAAACGCAGACTACCATTGGATATGGTTTTCGTTGTGTCACCGAAGAATGCCCAGTGGCTGTGGTGACCGTGGTGGTGCAGTCCATCGTGGGCTGCATCATTGACTCCTTCATGATAGGCACCATCATGGCCAAGATGGTGCGTCCCAAAAAACGGGCTCAGACTCTGCTATTCTCACATCACGCTGTCATCGCCTTGCGGGATGGGAAACTGTGCCTCATGTGGCGCCTGGGGAACATGCGGAAGAGCCACATCGTGGAGGCTCATGTGCGCGCCCAGCTCATTAGACCCAAAGTGACCGCTGAGGGCGAGTACCTTCCTTTGGAGCAGACAGATATCGACGTCGGTTACGATGACGGTCTGGACCGGTTGTTTCTAGTGTCGCCGCTGGTGGTGGTCCACGAGATCAACAAGACCAGTCCTCTGTATGACCTGAGCAGTGCTGATCTTCAGAAGGAAGACTTTGAGATtgtggtcatcctggaaggcaTGGTGGAAGCCACGGCGATGACCACTCAGGCCCGTAGTTCCTATTTGGCCAAGGAGATCTTGTGGGGTCACCGTTTTGAACCGGTGGTCTTTGAAAAGGGGAACCGCTACCACGTGGACTACTCTAGCTTCCACAAGACGTACGAAGTGCCAACCACACCACACTGCAGTGCCAGGGAGCTGAGTCAAAGGGAAGGTCACAGACGGGCGTCCTCGTCCTCCGCTTCGAGTTCCTCGCGGTCCCCATCACCTCTTGCTCCGAGGGCAGCCCGCCACCTCCTAGGTCTTCATTCCCCGAGCGCTTTCTGTTATGAAAATGAAGTTGCACTTTGTTGCGGAGACGATGAAGACGAAGGGGAGGTAGACAgcctaggggtcaaaggtgacaGAGGAGCAAGTTTGCAAGATGACCTTCCCGTGGGATTCAAGGAGACATTTGTAAAGGATCAGATGGTTGAGATGCTGTGTGTGCTGGACACTCAGAACCAGATCAGTCTGGATAAACTGCAGCCCGATCTCCCTTTATACGTCAGTCGAGAGTCTGGAGTCTAA